The Cumulibacter manganitolerans DNA window GGGGGCGCCTTCTGCGCCGGCGCCGACCTGCCCGACGTCTTCGGCACGATGGGCGACGACGTCAACGACATCCGCGACCACCTCGGCGACGTCGTCTACCAGAGCTTCCTCGGGCTGCGCGACCTGAAGATCCCGGTCATCTCGGCCGTCGAGGGTCCCGCGGTGGGCGCCGGGCTGAACATGGCGCTTGCTGCGGACGTCGTCATCGCCTCGCCGACCGCCGACTTCGCCGCCACCTTCTCCAAGATCGGGCTGCACCAGGGCGGCGGCTGCACGCCGTTGCTGGTCGAGGCGCTCGGCCGGCAGCGCGCGATGAAGCTGCTGCTCGAGGGCGGCCGGCTGACCGGGCAGGAGGCGTACGACCTCGGCCTCGTCGCCGCGCTCGCCGACGACCCGATGGATGCGGCGCTCGAGCTGGCGAAGACGACGGCCGGCCTGGATCCGCGGCT harbors:
- a CDS encoding enoyl-CoA hydratase-related protein, whose product is MPGINLRDAGDGIRILSIDNASKKNALNNALCMELSGKVRELADDKQARVAIVTGEGGAFCAGADLPDVFGTMGDDVNDIRDHLGDVVYQSFLGLRDLKIPVISAVEGPAVGAGLNMALAADVVIASPTADFAATFSKIGLHQGGGCTPLLVEALGRQRAMKLLLEGGRLTGQEAYDLGLVAALADDPMDAALELAKTTAGLDPRLSRNIKTAVKLSVESGFDAALQFETWAQAYTATQPGIQKMIERLSKRSK